From a region of the Corallococcus coralloides DSM 2259 genome:
- a CDS encoding iron-containing redox enzyme family protein codes for MSSIEEQLEALTVGMARQVASWLPAVTPERYVAFLDMMYHYTRRSGDRLRLAAERATLPELKDFFTELAGDEQSHYLLARADLAAFGREPSSDTPREVADFHAFWEGIGPERQLAFLGALRVLEGVARHLGGEARQGLGRLGLERTKARFILVHLDVDLEHGARAQALCAALGAGHPEPLLEGARRAADFWVAIHRAALAGET; via the coding sequence ATGTCGTCGATTGAGGAGCAGTTGGAGGCGCTCACCGTCGGGATGGCGCGGCAGGTCGCGAGCTGGCTGCCGGCGGTGACGCCAGAGCGCTACGTGGCGTTCCTCGACATGATGTACCACTACACGCGGCGCAGCGGAGACCGGCTGCGGCTCGCGGCCGAGCGCGCCACGCTCCCCGAGCTGAAGGACTTCTTCACGGAGCTGGCAGGGGACGAGCAGTCGCACTACCTGCTGGCCAGGGCGGACCTCGCGGCCTTCGGGCGCGAGCCCTCGTCCGACACGCCTCGTGAGGTGGCCGACTTCCACGCCTTCTGGGAGGGCATCGGGCCGGAGCGGCAGCTCGCCTTCCTGGGCGCGCTGCGCGTGCTGGAGGGCGTGGCGCGGCACCTGGGAGGCGAGGCCCGCCAGGGGCTGGGGCGGCTCGGGCTGGAGCGGACGAAGGCGCGCTTCATCCTCGTCCACCTCGACGTGGACCTGGAGCACGGCGCGCGGGCCCAGGCACTCTGCGCGGCGCTGGGGGCCGGGCACCCGGAGCCGCTGCTCGAAGGGGCCCGGCGGGCCGCCGACTTCTGGGTGGCCATCCACCGCGCGGCGCTGGCCGGCGAGACTTGA